A genome region from Hevea brasiliensis isolate MT/VB/25A 57/8 chromosome 9, ASM3005281v1, whole genome shotgun sequence includes the following:
- the LOC110643105 gene encoding UDP-glycosyltransferase 74E1 → MGSEQRVAAETHVLTLPLPFQGHINPMLQFSKRLASKGLKVTLLSFTDKEWTKAAEHGSVNVQIIFDDTLFAEITDQEDTVYINNLYATVKRRLPEVVAKHGESGYPISCLVYDSLMPWAIDIATELGLLGATLFTQSLAVSNLYYEVHQGKLKVPVEKTAVAVEGMPPLEIHDLPTFLFDLENYPLSLKLSASQFSNIGEADWVFFNTFNSLEDEVLNLMARQCAIKPVGPTIPSMYTDKRVKDDKDYGLSLFKPDVESCMKWLDSREPCSVVYVSFGSLSILGERQMEEIACGLKMSCHYFLWVVRETEKEKFPSRFLDETSEKGLVVTWCPQLEVLAHKSVGCFMTHCGWNSTLEALSMGVPMVAMPQWADQTTNAKFVADVWRVGVRVKVDEEGIVTGTEIELRIREVMEEETAIEIRKNSEKWEKQAKEAVDEDGSSDKNIQEFVAKLICNSTSSS, encoded by the exons ATGGGGAGTGAACAGAGAGTTGCAGCTGAAACTCATGTCCTAACGCTTCCTCTGCCCTTCCAAGGCCACATAAACCCCATGCTCCAATTCTCCAAACGCCTAGCCTCCAAAGGACTCAAAGTCACACTACTCTCCTTCACAGACAAAGAGTGGACAAAAGCTGCAGAACATGGCTCTGTTAATGTCCAGATAATTTTCGATGATACTCTTTTTGCTGAAATTACTGATCAAGAAGATACTGTGTATATAAATAACTTGTATGCTACAGTGAAGCGCAGATTACCAGAAGTCGTTGCTAAACATGGTGAGTCTGGCTACCCAATAAGTTGCCTTGTCTATGACTCGTTGATGCCTTGGGCTATAGATATAGCCACGGAGCTGGGGCTCCTTGGAGCTACTCTCTTCACGCAATCTCTTGCTGTTAGTAACTTATATTATGAAGTTCATCAAGGAAAGCTAAAGGTTCCTGTTGAGAAGACAGCTGTAGCAGTAGAAGGGATGCCACCACTTGAAATCCATGACCTACCCACTTTCCTTTTCGACTTGGAAAACTACCCGCTCTCATTAAAACTAAGTGCTAGTCAGTTTTCCAATATTGGAGAAGCCGATTGGGTTTTTTTTAACACTTTCAACAGCTTGGAAGATGAG GTTCTGAACTTGATGGCAAGACAATGCGCAATCAAACCAGTAGGACCAACAATCCCATCAATGTACACGGACAAGAGAGTGAAGGATGACAAGGATTATGGCCTCAGCCTCTTCAAGCCTGATGTAGAAAGTTGCATGAAGTGGCTGGACTCTAGGGAACCTTGCTCAGTAGTATATGTGTCCTTTGGAAGCTTGTCTATCTTGGGAGAAAGGCAGATGGAAGAAATAGCATGTGGCCTGAAAATGAGCTGCCATTATTTCCTGTGGGTAGTCAGAGAAACAGAGAAAGAAAAATTTCCAAGCAGATTTTTGGATGAGACATCAGAGAAGGGTCTAGTGGTGACTTGGTGTCCACAGCTAGAAGTCCTAGCTCACAAGTCAGTGGGTTGCTTTATGACTCATTGTGGGTGGAACTCTACACTGGAGGCCTTGAGCATGGGAGTCCCAATGGTGGCAATGCCACAATGGGCAGATCAAACAACTAATGCAAAATTTGTTGCTGATGTGTGGAGGGTAGGGGTTAGGGTTAAGGTAGATGAAGAAGGAATTGTCACGGGAACAGAAATAGAGCTACGTATACGAGAAGTCATGGAAGAAGAGACAGCAATTGAGATCAGAAAGAATAGTGAGAAATGGGAGAAACAAGCCAAAGAAGCAGTAGATGAAGATGGAAGTTCTGATAAGAACATTCAAGAATTTGTAGCAAAACTAATATGTAATTCCACTAGTTCTTCCTAA